A single window of Brevundimonas vitisensis DNA harbors:
- the ccmI gene encoding c-type cytochrome biogenesis protein CcmI — MTVFWILTGLATALAGLLVLTGARRGASAEPPAEAGAVELAELDRLLARGLLDAEAHALARAEAGRRLLAAGPEAAAPVTGAHDRQWVLAGVGLTAAAALGLYLGTGSLGLPDQPYQKRVAEWAAGPLETLEPAQLAAVVEQRVKAAPGDRTALTFLGVARFEAGDPIGAASAFRRALAIDPNDAQSWARLGESLVRANDGVVGTDAEAAFREAINRDPDQLGARYFLGEAALARGDGATVRAMWGPLIAVLDPRDPRRADLIARLPPETAP, encoded by the coding sequence ATGACGGTATTCTGGATACTGACCGGTTTGGCGACAGCCCTGGCGGGGCTGCTGGTCCTGACCGGTGCGCGGCGCGGTGCGTCGGCCGAGCCCCCGGCAGAAGCGGGCGCGGTCGAGCTGGCTGAGCTGGATCGACTGCTGGCGCGCGGCCTGCTGGACGCGGAGGCGCACGCGCTTGCACGGGCCGAGGCCGGGCGGCGTCTGCTCGCAGCCGGGCCGGAAGCGGCCGCACCCGTTACGGGGGCGCATGATCGGCAGTGGGTGCTGGCGGGGGTCGGACTGACGGCCGCGGCCGCCCTGGGCCTGTATCTGGGAACCGGGAGCCTGGGACTGCCGGACCAGCCCTATCAGAAGCGGGTCGCCGAATGGGCGGCAGGGCCGCTGGAAACGCTGGAGCCTGCGCAACTGGCTGCTGTGGTGGAGCAGAGGGTCAAGGCCGCGCCCGGTGACCGCACTGCCCTGACCTTCCTGGGCGTGGCGCGGTTTGAGGCAGGCGATCCGATCGGGGCCGCCTCGGCGTTCCGCCGGGCTCTGGCCATCGATCCGAACGACGCACAGAGCTGGGCCCGGTTGGGCGAAAGCCTGGTGCGGGCCAATGACGGCGTCGTGGGCACCGATGCGGAAGCGGCCTTCCGCGAGGCGATCAACCGTGATCCCGACCAGCTGGGCGCGCGCTATTTCCTGGGAGAGGCGGCGCTGGCGCGCGGTGACGGGGCGACGGTGCGGGCCATGTGGGGACCGCTGATCGCCGTCCTGGACCCGCGTGATCCCCGCCGGGCCGACCTGATTGCCCGCCTGCCACCGGAGACCGCGCCATGA
- the ccmE gene encoding cytochrome c maturation protein CcmE, translated as MSWLPRSPKARRRLWVVAAVAPILALAVGLALWAMQDGVTYFVSPSEANAETAPVGRDMRLGGLVEAGSVRHDAEGQVWFRVTDNAASTQVVFRGDLPDLFREGQGIVAQGTFQPDRSFRADQVLAKHDETYMPREVADRLKERGEWRPEGAQP; from the coding sequence ATGAGCTGGCTGCCCCGATCACCCAAGGCCCGGCGGCGACTATGGGTCGTGGCGGCGGTCGCCCCGATCCTGGCCCTGGCCGTCGGCCTGGCCCTGTGGGCCATGCAGGACGGCGTGACCTATTTTGTTTCCCCGTCCGAGGCGAATGCCGAAACCGCGCCGGTCGGACGCGACATGCGTCTGGGCGGACTGGTCGAGGCGGGCAGCGTGCGCCACGACGCCGAGGGTCAGGTGTGGTTCCGCGTGACCGACAATGCCGCCTCCACCCAGGTGGTGTTCCGGGGCGACCTGCCGGACCTGTTCCGCGAAGGGCAGGGCATCGTGGCCCAAGGCACCTTCCAGCCGGACCGCAGCTTCCGCGCCGATCAGGTCCTGGCCAAGCATGACGAGACCTATATGCCGCGCGAAGTCGCCGACCGGCTGAAGGAACGCGGCGAGTGGCGGCCAGAGGGGGCGCAGCCTTGA
- a CDS encoding heme lyase CcmF/NrfE family subunit, with product MTAELGAFALALALALSTLSTAFCGLGRWRNSPVLAGAGEGAMIAAAAAVALAFGALILAFVTSDFSVANVAGNSHTDKPMLYKVAGAWGSHEGSLVLWCLVMTGFGAVLARAPAGGSGLPFGLKASALGAQALLSTLFLAFAVFTSSPFERLDPAPFQGASLNPLLQDPALAFHPPLLYGGYVGFSVCFSLAVAALIEGRIDAAWGRWVRPWALASWALLTVGITLGSFWAYYELGWGGWWFWDPVENASFMPWLAGAALLHSAVVTERRGALAGWTVFLALLAFTFSMLGAFLVRSGVLTSVHAFAVDPERGLMLLAILGVTAGAAFALFAWRVPRLKGGGLFAPVSREGALVLNNLFLTAAAATVLLGTLYPLILEAVTGQTISVGPPYFALTFTPLMVLAFLILPAGPLLAWKRGDLKGVGQRLAVAGGLTLVAALAGWMAFEPKKALAAAGLGVGAWLILGALAETAERVRLFRAPLGEVGRRARGLPLAAWGMTLAHAGLGVFVLGAVAETAFKIESVAVLPVGGTVASGPFTVTLNAVEVVEGPNYLAEQGRLTIAPTQGGTARDITAERRFFPAGGQTTTEVGLDFRGLDDVYVVMGERRRAPDGAPAWSVRVHWNPWARLIFLGPIIMTLGGLLSLMDRRLRVGVGMRRARAQ from the coding sequence TTGACCGCCGAACTGGGGGCGTTTGCTTTGGCCCTGGCGCTGGCCCTGTCAACGCTGTCGACGGCCTTCTGTGGCCTGGGGCGGTGGCGCAACAGCCCGGTCCTGGCCGGAGCGGGCGAAGGCGCCATGATCGCGGCGGCGGCGGCGGTCGCCCTGGCGTTCGGGGCGCTGATCCTAGCCTTCGTCACCTCGGACTTCTCGGTCGCCAATGTCGCGGGCAACAGCCACACCGACAAGCCGATGCTGTACAAGGTGGCCGGGGCCTGGGGCAGCCATGAGGGGTCGCTGGTCCTGTGGTGCCTGGTCATGACCGGCTTTGGCGCCGTGCTGGCGCGGGCCCCGGCGGGCGGCAGCGGTTTGCCGTTCGGGCTGAAGGCTTCGGCCCTTGGGGCCCAGGCCCTGCTGTCCACCCTGTTCCTGGCCTTTGCCGTCTTTACCTCCAGCCCGTTCGAGCGGCTGGACCCGGCCCCGTTCCAGGGCGCGTCGCTGAACCCGCTGCTGCAGGACCCGGCCCTGGCCTTCCATCCGCCCCTGCTCTACGGCGGCTATGTCGGGTTTTCGGTCTGTTTCTCGCTGGCCGTGGCCGCCCTGATCGAAGGGCGGATCGACGCGGCCTGGGGGCGTTGGGTGCGGCCCTGGGCCCTGGCCAGCTGGGCTCTGCTGACCGTGGGCATCACCCTGGGGTCGTTCTGGGCCTATTACGAACTGGGTTGGGGAGGCTGGTGGTTCTGGGACCCGGTCGAGAATGCCAGCTTCATGCCCTGGCTGGCCGGGGCGGCCCTGTTGCACAGCGCGGTGGTGACCGAGCGGCGAGGGGCCCTGGCCGGCTGGACGGTGTTCCTGGCGCTGCTGGCCTTCACCTTTTCCATGCTGGGGGCCTTCCTGGTGCGGTCAGGGGTCCTGACCAGCGTGCACGCCTTTGCCGTGGACCCGGAGCGGGGGCTGATGCTGCTGGCCATTCTGGGCGTGACGGCGGGCGCGGCCTTTGCCCTGTTCGCCTGGCGTGTGCCGCGGCTGAAGGGCGGGGGTCTGTTCGCACCGGTCAGCCGGGAAGGGGCGCTGGTCCTGAACAACCTGTTCCTGACGGCGGCGGCGGCGACGGTGCTGCTGGGGACCCTCTATCCGTTGATCCTGGAAGCGGTGACCGGCCAGACCATCTCGGTCGGCCCGCCCTATTTCGCCCTGACCTTCACGCCGCTGATGGTGCTGGCCTTTCTGATCCTGCCGGCCGGTCCGCTGCTGGCCTGGAAGCGCGGCGATCTGAAGGGGGTGGGCCAGCGTCTGGCCGTCGCGGGCGGCCTGACCCTGGTCGCGGCCCTGGCCGGGTGGATGGCCTTCGAGCCGAAGAAGGCGCTGGCGGCGGCCGGTCTGGGCGTCGGGGCGTGGCTGATTCTGGGGGCTCTGGCCGAGACGGCGGAGCGGGTCCGGCTGTTCCGGGCCCCCCTGGGCGAGGTCGGCCGCCGGGCGCGCGGCCTGCCTCTGGCCGCCTGGGGTATGACCCTGGCCCATGCGGGCCTGGGGGTCTTCGTCCTGGGGGCGGTGGCTGAGACGGCCTTCAAGATCGAGTCGGTGGCAGTCCTGCCCGTCGGCGGGACGGTGGCCAGCGGCCCCTTCACCGTGACGCTGAACGCCGTGGAGGTGGTCGAAGGACCGAACTATCTGGCGGAGCAGGGGCGGTTGACGATCGCCCCGACGCAGGGCGGCACGGCGCGCGACATCACGGCCGAGCGGCGGTTCTTCCCGGCCGGGGGTCAGACGACGACGGAGGTCGGGCTGGATTTCCGGGGTCTGGACGACGTCTATGTGGTCATGGGCGAGCGCCGCAGGGCCCCGGACGGAGCCCCGGCTTGGAGCGTGCGCGTGCACTGGAACCCCTGGGCGCGGCTGATCTTTCTGGGGCCGATCATCATGACGCTGGGCGGCCTGCTGTCGCTGATGGACCGGCGGCTGCGGGTGGGCGTCGGGATGCGGCGGGCGAGGGCACAATGA
- a CDS encoding cytochrome c-type biogenesis protein, protein MTVLRSHLIAGAMVSVLCLSSPALAQEPTPAPDQPLASAAQEARAQALFDELRCVVCQHEAIADSPAGVASDMRRLVREEIAAGRTDAQIRQGMVDRYGDYVLFTPPMRVGTWLLWFGPLALVLAVGSGLWLASRRRREEPQPLTADEEARLAALTGTPGDGPDMDAGAPHP, encoded by the coding sequence ATGACGGTTCTTCGGAGCCACCTGATCGCCGGCGCCATGGTGTCGGTCCTGTGCCTGTCCAGCCCGGCCCTGGCGCAGGAGCCGACGCCTGCCCCCGACCAGCCCCTGGCGTCGGCGGCGCAGGAAGCGCGCGCGCAGGCCCTGTTCGACGAGCTGCGCTGCGTCGTCTGCCAGCATGAGGCGATTGCGGATTCACCGGCGGGTGTGGCCTCGGACATGCGGCGACTGGTCCGCGAGGAAATCGCGGCGGGGCGCACCGATGCCCAGATCCGCCAGGGGATGGTCGATCGATACGGCGACTATGTGCTGTTCACGCCACCGATGCGGGTGGGGACCTGGCTGTTGTGGTTCGGGCCGCTGGCGCTGGTGCTGGCGGTCGGAAGCGGGCTGTGGCTGGCCTCGCGCCGACGTCGTGAAGAGCCCCAGCCGCTGACCGCCGACGAGGAGGCGCGGCTGGCCGCCCTGACCGGCACCCCCGGCGACGGCCCCGATATGGACGCAGGGGCGCCCCATCCCTGA